One stretch of Prionailurus viverrinus isolate Anna chromosome C1, UM_Priviv_1.0, whole genome shotgun sequence DNA includes these proteins:
- the RCC1 gene encoding regulator of chromosome condensation isoform X2: protein MPPKRIAKRRSPPEDALPKSKKVKDPRNQAVRSAASRRVPGAHGPSPPDQKTRPVSHRSHSTEPGMVLTLGQGDVGQLGLGENVMERKKPALVPIPEDIVQAEAGGMHTVCLSKSGQVYSFGCNDEGALGRDTSVEGSEMVPGKVELQEKVVQVSAGDSHTAALTEDGRVFLWGSFRDNNGVIGLLEPMKKSMVPVQVQLTMPVVKVASGNDHLVMLTADGDLYTLGCGEQGQLGRVPELFANRGGRQGLERLLVPKCVMLKSRGSRGHVRFQDAFCGAYFTFAISCEGHVYGFGLSNYHQLGTPGTESCFVPQNLTSFKNSTKSWVGFSGGQHHTVCMDSEGKAYSLGRAEYGRLGLGEGAEEKSIPTLISRLPAVSSVACGASVGYAVTKDGRVFAWGMGTNYQLGTGQEEDAWSPVEMTGKQLENRVVLSVSSGGQHTVLLVKDKEQS, encoded by the exons ATGCCACCCAAGCGTATAGCTAAGAGAAGGTCACCTCCAGAGGATGCTCTCCCCAAAAGCAAGAAGGTGAAGG ACCCTCGTAACCAGGCAGTGAGGTCCGCTGCCTCCCGTCGTGTTCCAGGTGCCCACGGGCCGAGCCCTCCTGACCAGAAAACCCGACCAG TCTCACATAGGTCCCACAGCACAGAACCAGGCATGGTGCTGACACTGGGCCAGGGCGATGTGGGCCAGCTGGGGCTGGGCGAGAATgtgatggaaaggaagaagccagCCCTGGTGCCCATTCCGGAGGACATTGTgcaggctgaggctgggggcatGCATACCGTGTGTCTAAGCAAAAGCGGCCAG GTCTACTCCTTCGGCTGCAATGATGAGGGTGCCCTGGGAAGGGACACATCAGTAGAGGGCTCAGAGATGGTTCCCGGGAAAGTGGAACTACAAGAGAAAGTGGTACAGGTGTCGGCAGGAGACAGTCACACAGCAGCCCTCACTGAGGATGGCCGAGTTTTCCTCTGGGGCTCCTTCAGG GACAATAATGGTGTGATTGGACTCTTGGAGCCCATGAAGAAGAGCATGGTACCTGTGCAAGTGCAGCTGACAATGCCTGTAGTGAAGGTGGCCTCAG GAAATGACCACTTGGTGATGCTGACAGCTGATGGTGACCTCTACACTTTGGGCTGCGGGGAGCAGGGCCAGCTGGGCCGTGTGCCTGAATTATTTGCCAACCGTGGTGGCCGGCAGGGCCTTG AACGACTCTTGGTCCCCAAGTGTGTGATGCTGAAATCCAGAGGAAGCCGGGGTCACGTGAGATTCCAGGATGCCTTCTGTGGTGCCTACTTCACTTTTGCCATCTCCTGCGAGGGTCATGTATATGGATTTGGCCTCTCCAACTATCATCAGCTTG GAACCCCAGGCACAGAATCTTGCTTTGTACCCCAAAACTTGACATCCTTCAAGAACTCTACCAAGTCCTGGGTGGGCTTCTCTGGTGGCCAGCATCATACAGTCTGCATGGATTCAGAAG gaAAAGCATACAGCCTGGGTCGCGCTGAGTATGGGCGGCTGGGCCTTGGGGAGGGTGCTGAGGAGAAGAGCATACCCACCCTCAtctccaggctccctgctgtttCCTCAGTAGCTTGTGGGGCCTCCGTAGGGTATGCCGTGACCAAGGATG GTCGTGTTTTTGCCTGGGGCATGGGCACCAACTACCAGCTGGGCACGGGGCAGGAAGAGGATGCCTGGAGCCCTGTGGAGATGACAGGCAAACAGCTGGAGAACCGTGTGGTCTTATCTGTGTCCAGTGGTGGCCAGCACACAGTCTTACTAGTCAAGGACAAGGAACAGAGCTGA
- the RCC1 gene encoding regulator of chromosome condensation isoform X3 codes for MERMPPKRIAKRRSPPEDALPKSKKVKVSHRSHSTEPGMVLTLGQGDVGQLGLGENVMERKKPALVPIPEDIVQAEAGGMHTVCLSKSGQVYSFGCNDEGALGRDTSVEGSEMVPGKVELQEKVVQVSAGDSHTAALTEDGRVFLWGSFRDNNGVIGLLEPMKKSMVPVQVQLTMPVVKVASGNDHLVMLTADGDLYTLGCGEQGQLGRVPELFANRGGRQGLERLLVPKCVMLKSRGSRGHVRFQDAFCGAYFTFAISCEGHVYGFGLSNYHQLGTPGTESCFVPQNLTSFKNSTKSWVGFSGGQHHTVCMDSEGKAYSLGRAEYGRLGLGEGAEEKSIPTLISRLPAVSSVACGASVGYAVTKDGRVFAWGMGTNYQLGTGQEEDAWSPVEMTGKQLENRVVLSVSSGGQHTVLLVKDKEQS; via the exons ATG GAAAGGATGCCACCCAAGCGTATAGCTAAGAGAAGGTCACCTCCAGAGGATGCTCTCCCCAAAAGCAAGAAGGTGAAGG TCTCACATAGGTCCCACAGCACAGAACCAGGCATGGTGCTGACACTGGGCCAGGGCGATGTGGGCCAGCTGGGGCTGGGCGAGAATgtgatggaaaggaagaagccagCCCTGGTGCCCATTCCGGAGGACATTGTgcaggctgaggctgggggcatGCATACCGTGTGTCTAAGCAAAAGCGGCCAG GTCTACTCCTTCGGCTGCAATGATGAGGGTGCCCTGGGAAGGGACACATCAGTAGAGGGCTCAGAGATGGTTCCCGGGAAAGTGGAACTACAAGAGAAAGTGGTACAGGTGTCGGCAGGAGACAGTCACACAGCAGCCCTCACTGAGGATGGCCGAGTTTTCCTCTGGGGCTCCTTCAGG GACAATAATGGTGTGATTGGACTCTTGGAGCCCATGAAGAAGAGCATGGTACCTGTGCAAGTGCAGCTGACAATGCCTGTAGTGAAGGTGGCCTCAG GAAATGACCACTTGGTGATGCTGACAGCTGATGGTGACCTCTACACTTTGGGCTGCGGGGAGCAGGGCCAGCTGGGCCGTGTGCCTGAATTATTTGCCAACCGTGGTGGCCGGCAGGGCCTTG AACGACTCTTGGTCCCCAAGTGTGTGATGCTGAAATCCAGAGGAAGCCGGGGTCACGTGAGATTCCAGGATGCCTTCTGTGGTGCCTACTTCACTTTTGCCATCTCCTGCGAGGGTCATGTATATGGATTTGGCCTCTCCAACTATCATCAGCTTG GAACCCCAGGCACAGAATCTTGCTTTGTACCCCAAAACTTGACATCCTTCAAGAACTCTACCAAGTCCTGGGTGGGCTTCTCTGGTGGCCAGCATCATACAGTCTGCATGGATTCAGAAG gaAAAGCATACAGCCTGGGTCGCGCTGAGTATGGGCGGCTGGGCCTTGGGGAGGGTGCTGAGGAGAAGAGCATACCCACCCTCAtctccaggctccctgctgtttCCTCAGTAGCTTGTGGGGCCTCCGTAGGGTATGCCGTGACCAAGGATG GTCGTGTTTTTGCCTGGGGCATGGGCACCAACTACCAGCTGGGCACGGGGCAGGAAGAGGATGCCTGGAGCCCTGTGGAGATGACAGGCAAACAGCTGGAGAACCGTGTGGTCTTATCTGTGTCCAGTGGTGGCCAGCACACAGTCTTACTAGTCAAGGACAAGGAACAGAGCTGA
- the RCC1 gene encoding regulator of chromosome condensation isoform X4, with the protein MPPKRIAKRRSPPEDALPKSKKVKVSHRSHSTEPGMVLTLGQGDVGQLGLGENVMERKKPALVPIPEDIVQAEAGGMHTVCLSKSGQVYSFGCNDEGALGRDTSVEGSEMVPGKVELQEKVVQVSAGDSHTAALTEDGRVFLWGSFRDNNGVIGLLEPMKKSMVPVQVQLTMPVVKVASGNDHLVMLTADGDLYTLGCGEQGQLGRVPELFANRGGRQGLERLLVPKCVMLKSRGSRGHVRFQDAFCGAYFTFAISCEGHVYGFGLSNYHQLGTPGTESCFVPQNLTSFKNSTKSWVGFSGGQHHTVCMDSEGKAYSLGRAEYGRLGLGEGAEEKSIPTLISRLPAVSSVACGASVGYAVTKDGRVFAWGMGTNYQLGTGQEEDAWSPVEMTGKQLENRVVLSVSSGGQHTVLLVKDKEQS; encoded by the exons ATGCCACCCAAGCGTATAGCTAAGAGAAGGTCACCTCCAGAGGATGCTCTCCCCAAAAGCAAGAAGGTGAAGG TCTCACATAGGTCCCACAGCACAGAACCAGGCATGGTGCTGACACTGGGCCAGGGCGATGTGGGCCAGCTGGGGCTGGGCGAGAATgtgatggaaaggaagaagccagCCCTGGTGCCCATTCCGGAGGACATTGTgcaggctgaggctgggggcatGCATACCGTGTGTCTAAGCAAAAGCGGCCAG GTCTACTCCTTCGGCTGCAATGATGAGGGTGCCCTGGGAAGGGACACATCAGTAGAGGGCTCAGAGATGGTTCCCGGGAAAGTGGAACTACAAGAGAAAGTGGTACAGGTGTCGGCAGGAGACAGTCACACAGCAGCCCTCACTGAGGATGGCCGAGTTTTCCTCTGGGGCTCCTTCAGG GACAATAATGGTGTGATTGGACTCTTGGAGCCCATGAAGAAGAGCATGGTACCTGTGCAAGTGCAGCTGACAATGCCTGTAGTGAAGGTGGCCTCAG GAAATGACCACTTGGTGATGCTGACAGCTGATGGTGACCTCTACACTTTGGGCTGCGGGGAGCAGGGCCAGCTGGGCCGTGTGCCTGAATTATTTGCCAACCGTGGTGGCCGGCAGGGCCTTG AACGACTCTTGGTCCCCAAGTGTGTGATGCTGAAATCCAGAGGAAGCCGGGGTCACGTGAGATTCCAGGATGCCTTCTGTGGTGCCTACTTCACTTTTGCCATCTCCTGCGAGGGTCATGTATATGGATTTGGCCTCTCCAACTATCATCAGCTTG GAACCCCAGGCACAGAATCTTGCTTTGTACCCCAAAACTTGACATCCTTCAAGAACTCTACCAAGTCCTGGGTGGGCTTCTCTGGTGGCCAGCATCATACAGTCTGCATGGATTCAGAAG gaAAAGCATACAGCCTGGGTCGCGCTGAGTATGGGCGGCTGGGCCTTGGGGAGGGTGCTGAGGAGAAGAGCATACCCACCCTCAtctccaggctccctgctgtttCCTCAGTAGCTTGTGGGGCCTCCGTAGGGTATGCCGTGACCAAGGATG GTCGTGTTTTTGCCTGGGGCATGGGCACCAACTACCAGCTGGGCACGGGGCAGGAAGAGGATGCCTGGAGCCCTGTGGAGATGACAGGCAAACAGCTGGAGAACCGTGTGGTCTTATCTGTGTCCAGTGGTGGCCAGCACACAGTCTTACTAGTCAAGGACAAGGAACAGAGCTGA
- the RCC1 gene encoding regulator of chromosome condensation isoform X1, producing the protein MERMPPKRIAKRRSPPEDALPKSKKVKDPRNQAVRSAASRRVPGAHGPSPPDQKTRPVSHRSHSTEPGMVLTLGQGDVGQLGLGENVMERKKPALVPIPEDIVQAEAGGMHTVCLSKSGQVYSFGCNDEGALGRDTSVEGSEMVPGKVELQEKVVQVSAGDSHTAALTEDGRVFLWGSFRDNNGVIGLLEPMKKSMVPVQVQLTMPVVKVASGNDHLVMLTADGDLYTLGCGEQGQLGRVPELFANRGGRQGLERLLVPKCVMLKSRGSRGHVRFQDAFCGAYFTFAISCEGHVYGFGLSNYHQLGTPGTESCFVPQNLTSFKNSTKSWVGFSGGQHHTVCMDSEGKAYSLGRAEYGRLGLGEGAEEKSIPTLISRLPAVSSVACGASVGYAVTKDGRVFAWGMGTNYQLGTGQEEDAWSPVEMTGKQLENRVVLSVSSGGQHTVLLVKDKEQS; encoded by the exons ATG GAAAGGATGCCACCCAAGCGTATAGCTAAGAGAAGGTCACCTCCAGAGGATGCTCTCCCCAAAAGCAAGAAGGTGAAGG ACCCTCGTAACCAGGCAGTGAGGTCCGCTGCCTCCCGTCGTGTTCCAGGTGCCCACGGGCCGAGCCCTCCTGACCAGAAAACCCGACCAG TCTCACATAGGTCCCACAGCACAGAACCAGGCATGGTGCTGACACTGGGCCAGGGCGATGTGGGCCAGCTGGGGCTGGGCGAGAATgtgatggaaaggaagaagccagCCCTGGTGCCCATTCCGGAGGACATTGTgcaggctgaggctgggggcatGCATACCGTGTGTCTAAGCAAAAGCGGCCAG GTCTACTCCTTCGGCTGCAATGATGAGGGTGCCCTGGGAAGGGACACATCAGTAGAGGGCTCAGAGATGGTTCCCGGGAAAGTGGAACTACAAGAGAAAGTGGTACAGGTGTCGGCAGGAGACAGTCACACAGCAGCCCTCACTGAGGATGGCCGAGTTTTCCTCTGGGGCTCCTTCAGG GACAATAATGGTGTGATTGGACTCTTGGAGCCCATGAAGAAGAGCATGGTACCTGTGCAAGTGCAGCTGACAATGCCTGTAGTGAAGGTGGCCTCAG GAAATGACCACTTGGTGATGCTGACAGCTGATGGTGACCTCTACACTTTGGGCTGCGGGGAGCAGGGCCAGCTGGGCCGTGTGCCTGAATTATTTGCCAACCGTGGTGGCCGGCAGGGCCTTG AACGACTCTTGGTCCCCAAGTGTGTGATGCTGAAATCCAGAGGAAGCCGGGGTCACGTGAGATTCCAGGATGCCTTCTGTGGTGCCTACTTCACTTTTGCCATCTCCTGCGAGGGTCATGTATATGGATTTGGCCTCTCCAACTATCATCAGCTTG GAACCCCAGGCACAGAATCTTGCTTTGTACCCCAAAACTTGACATCCTTCAAGAACTCTACCAAGTCCTGGGTGGGCTTCTCTGGTGGCCAGCATCATACAGTCTGCATGGATTCAGAAG gaAAAGCATACAGCCTGGGTCGCGCTGAGTATGGGCGGCTGGGCCTTGGGGAGGGTGCTGAGGAGAAGAGCATACCCACCCTCAtctccaggctccctgctgtttCCTCAGTAGCTTGTGGGGCCTCCGTAGGGTATGCCGTGACCAAGGATG GTCGTGTTTTTGCCTGGGGCATGGGCACCAACTACCAGCTGGGCACGGGGCAGGAAGAGGATGCCTGGAGCCCTGTGGAGATGACAGGCAAACAGCTGGAGAACCGTGTGGTCTTATCTGTGTCCAGTGGTGGCCAGCACACAGTCTTACTAGTCAAGGACAAGGAACAGAGCTGA